From one Natrinema saccharevitans genomic stretch:
- a CDS encoding CaiB/BaiF CoA transferase family protein has protein sequence MLALDDITVLSLESGVSAPLCTRMLGDFGAEVIKVERPDVGDVNRHWDSAVYGDSSAHVWVDRNKLSIELDLKSDDGSKIFSELAAEADIVVQNYAPGVVERLGVDYDSVSEINENVIYLNISGYGRTGPYSDRKAYDLVMQGESGAILLNGSPDEPAKIPISICDINAATYGTIATLLSLFHRERTGNGDEIDVTMFGGMLSWMGYFPHKYWHNDELPERMGTRHHLITPYGPYETADDQYVNFAILSEAHWKEFCVDIIDRPALLTDDRFETNEDRIDNRDVLESTIESVIESEPRDHWADLLSESSIPWGDVNELDDVLDHPQTEHLDLVKELETDDGPVPYVDNPISFGDLETTTDRMPDLGEHTNDILEAIGYTSEQIDELHAKDVV, from the coding sequence ATGCTCGCGTTAGATGATATCACCGTTCTCAGCCTCGAGAGCGGCGTGAGTGCGCCGCTGTGTACCCGGATGCTCGGCGATTTCGGCGCCGAAGTGATCAAGGTCGAACGTCCCGACGTCGGCGACGTCAACCGACACTGGGACTCGGCCGTCTACGGGGACTCGTCGGCCCACGTCTGGGTCGACCGAAACAAGCTCAGCATCGAGTTGGATCTCAAGTCCGACGACGGATCGAAGATATTCTCCGAACTCGCCGCCGAAGCGGACATCGTCGTCCAAAACTACGCGCCGGGCGTCGTCGAGCGGCTCGGGGTCGATTACGACTCCGTCTCGGAGATCAACGAGAATGTGATCTATCTGAACATCTCCGGATACGGTCGAACCGGCCCGTACAGCGACAGAAAAGCGTACGATCTCGTCATGCAGGGCGAATCCGGCGCGATTCTCCTGAACGGGTCGCCCGACGAACCGGCGAAAATCCCGATCAGTATCTGCGATATCAACGCCGCGACCTACGGGACGATCGCCACGCTGCTTTCGCTGTTCCATCGCGAACGGACGGGCAACGGCGACGAAATCGACGTCACGATGTTCGGGGGCATGCTCTCCTGGATGGGCTATTTCCCACACAAGTACTGGCACAACGACGAACTCCCCGAGCGAATGGGGACGCGTCATCACCTGATCACACCGTACGGCCCGTACGAAACGGCCGACGACCAGTACGTCAATTTCGCAATCCTCAGCGAGGCCCACTGGAAGGAGTTCTGCGTCGATATCATCGACCGTCCCGCCCTCCTCACGGATGACCGCTTCGAGACGAACGAGGACAGGATCGACAACAGGGACGTACTCGAGTCCACGATCGAATCGGTCATCGAAAGCGAGCCCCGTGATCACTGGGCCGATCTCCTCTCCGAAAGCAGCATTCCGTGGGGCGACGTCAACGAACTCGACGACGTACTCGATCACCCCCAGACGGAACACCTCGACCTCGTGAAAGAACTCGAAACCGACGACGGTCCCGTCCCGTACGTCGACAACCCGATCTCGTTCGGCGACCTCGAGACGACAACCGATCGGATGCCGGACCTCGGCGAACACACGAACGACATCCTCGAGGCGATCGGGTACACCAGCGAGCAGATAGACGAGTTGCACGCGAAAGACGTCGTGTAG